GAACTCATGAAGAACCAATAGCATTGCGAACCATCGCTTATCCCAGAATAACAAAGTGCAACTTACTCTTAACCAGATTAGATCAAGGACCAACAACAAACAATAAAAGATCAAGAACAACGTATATGCAACAAAGGTATGAGAGAGAAGAAATATTTACATAAGACGACTATAAACACTGgagcataaataagcaacacctttaaatacaaataaaaagGGTTCGGGGTTCCatgcatagtgggctcagattcgcCTTTCCTCGATCGTATAATCTACCCCCATCATCTCCTATCGccagatcaatctgtttatacagtggagctgccctggttatcactcaacaagaatgaccatccaaggacagaacaataagtatcacaggatcaaaaaggattctagagacaaggaaggatccaacttgatacccacaggtgcctcgattgctcaaaggcacacttatttcagccatggctaatcatcatcgccctagcaagAATGGCTTCCGACCGACGGGGCACGTGATTCAAACGCGGTGGCACGAGATATCTCACCGCGGGAGTAACTATTCATTGCTATAGGAGCTCGGGCTCGATCAAACGGCCGAGATCAATCCGGATCGAGATCCGACGGCCAGAATCGCATCAGGAAATCGATCCGACGGCCAAAAGTGCCTGAGATCCGAGGAGCCATCCGAGGAGCCAGGGAACTTGTCGCGGGTCTTATTTCTGGATGGATCACCAGATCAATATGTTCTTACGAGGGTGAAACTGCCTTGGTTATCACTCATCagaaatgaccatccaaggacagagtCACTAAAATGAGAACATGATCAAAACAGTTCAAAGAAACGACGGAGGATCCAAATTAATACCCACAAGTGCCTCGATTACTCGAGAGCATGCCTATATCATCCATAACTAATCATCATAGCCTGGCCATGTCCCATACAATAGCCTAAGCAGAGCAGGGGAAGATGGAGCTCACCGAGGGAGGTTGTAGCCAAGGCAGTACTCAGTGGGCACCGGGGTTTCGCCTGAACGCCGTCCAACCGGTGAGGAACCACGTCTGAGTTGCGCCTTGCACCATCCCACCGACGAGCATGAATGCCAATGGCACCAAAGCGGCCAAGGATGATTCAGATTGGNNNNNNNNNNNNNNNNNNNNNNNNNNNNNNNNNNNNNNNNNNNNNNNNNNNNNNNNNNNNNNNNNNNNNNNNNNNNNNNNNNNNNNNNNNNNNNNNNNNNNNNNNNNNNNNNNNNNNNNNNNNNNNNNNNNNNNNNNNNNNNNNNNNNNNNNNNNNNNNNNNNNNNNNNNNNNNNNNNNNNNNNNNNNNNNNNNNNNNNNNNNNNNNNNNNNNNNNNNNNNNNNNNNNNNNNNNNNNNNNNNNNNNNNNNNNNNNNNNNNNNNNNNNNNNNNNNNNNNNNNNNNNNNNNNNNNNNNNNNNNNNNNNNNNNNNNNNNNNNNNNNNNNCAGAGAGAAGGGAACGAAGGGGGCGAACGAGAAGCGAGCCAGCCGCCCTCCCCCACCACATAGCCGCACGGAGCCAACCACCGTCCACCACGCACGCGGCCTGGACAGGAAATGACGAAAAAGCCCTCGGCGGGGGGCAAGATTTACGTGCGGTGGCACGAGATATTTACCGCAGGCGCGCGCACGACTGAACGCACCGGCTGCACCCGCACACCCGCTCGCTGACGGGCGCGGCCCACCCGCCGGGACCCCCCAGGTCAGCGACAACCGGTCAAACGGAAGGAGTAATCGACGGGGCAAGCCAAACGGGATCAACCATGCTACAGGGGAGGGGGATTCGATCCGACAGCCGACGTCCTTCCACCGCTCGATCGGACGCCCAGAAACCCATCAAGCAaattgatccgatggtcaaaatgcGCTAACCGCTGAGAGCGCCGGTGGCTCCCTTCGTCTCATATTTCTGGATAAAGCAGGGCAATAATCCAGTTATCTTTGATCAAGACCAAGAAATGAATTAGTTGTCCCAGCTAGCCACTATAATTCTGCAACCAACAGACCATTGTTTCCGGAATGTAGCAGCAATCATGTAAACAAAGTGGGACTAAATATGGTATTGCAGAACAACGAACTATCCGTAGGTACACAACAACCTAAAAATGGCATCCAGCAGGGCAACCTAAAAATGTAACTAAGCTCATGAGCAACCCGTAGCAACAATAACAGCAGTTCCAACAACAATATCCTAGGATAACATCATACAAAAGAAAAAAGATCGAGCGTGCGTGCGTATAGGAAGGCATGAAGGAAGCGACAAGAATAGAGTAGCACCTGAGCTGGTACCAGCCACCAACAGCCAAGATCATGAGACAACCACAAGCAACAACAACAGCAGTCCCGGATGTGTAAACAGATTGCAGAACAATACCAAAAGTGCATCTGAAAAATGGATTAGAGATTTTAACAATACGGACATGCAGTTCCCAATAAATTAAGCTCCTGTAGCAGGTGATGGTGCCGGTCAACATTGTTCACAAATACAGATATGAAAAACGAAGAAATAAATTAAGGCATAACACTAAACTATGACATTCCCATTCAGCATTCTATTATACTGTTAAGAATGCCATTGGTCTGCTTGGCCTAGCATGGCGAAAACATCTGAACTGCTATAGATTCAGAGATATGTGCAAAAAATAAATATCAAAGGAAGCCTCATGAACTGTTTGTAAGCCTGCAATTGTAGGCTTTACTCTTATAATTATTAAATTGCCTAGAATACAAAATAAAATGTTGAATCATCTGATGTACAAAGCTAAAGACAAGTATCAAAGGAGGTATAATCAGTATGCAGTATTATCACGGTGCTAGATACTACTATTCCAAAACACCAAAACATACAAAATACACCTAGAGGAATTCTACCTGAATTAGTATCACCCAGGTGGAACACACCTAGAAGCTGAATCTTTTGAGTTTTTATTTACCTTGAGCTATCTCCTCTTGTTGTAGTTGGGGCATGAAGAGTTTATCCTTCAAAAAAAATGAACATGTCTCCTGCAATGAGATAGCCTTTTTCATTAACCTATGATTTCCATAAAGAGCATATAGTTAAGAATGCAGGGTGGCACAACAGAAGGAAATGAAGAACCTGTAATATAATGATGATGGCAGCCACAACCAACAATGTGAGTAAGATGGATAGCAAACTTAATAAACGGGGCAGCGGCCTATGCAGCCAATGCAAAACCTGTGTCGAAGTTGGGTTCATATATATCCTCCTAATCCTAAGCACATAAAGATGTTATTTGAACAATGGCTGACAGATTGCTCAAAGTTCAAGTGCATTGTTCAGCATCAGCTCTCAATAATTTGTGCTTAATCCTGTACCAATTATATACCTTGTGGATTTACATACTTGAGGATACACCAAATCCATAAATGAAACAAGAGTGCATAAAAAAGAGCATATATAAGTGAAGAAGAATGTAACCTTGTAACTATATTTGAGGTAAATTTGAGCAGTTCCACTAATCTTCATAGGCAAAGTATACATCCAATGCCTAATTAGCACTCCCACTTCCCATACATAATCAGGAGCAAGGCCAAGGATTGATGCCCAAATCCCTCTATCAAAAAAGGATGCTCTGCGCTAGCTCCATGAATAAATGAGTACTCGTCCATGCCATTTTAACCTGTCACACACCAACAATATGGAAGATAAAACATTTAGCTTTCGGAAAATGGATTGTTACATGGGTGAAATTAATTACTAACAACTACAACCATGTTATATTTATTATCATGTTCAAGGTAAGTAACTTAGCGAGCCAGTGCCAAACCTTTCCCTTCCCTTGTCACCCCTGATAAGGACAAATCAGGCAGCAGGCAAAAAAAAGGTAACAAAAACATAGGAATCTAGGCAGACCACGACAACCTCCTACACAACAACAACAATATCCGAGCACCTAATGCATCCCAGCACCAGACAAATTAAGAAAGGCAACAAAAATCTACCCCGGATACAGGCACGAGGCCTAGTCTCCTGCAAAGCAACAACAAATACCAGGGATCCAAACAGAACCGAGCACCTAATCTATCCAAAGGAATCCGATCAGAACCAGGATCGAGCAACCAATGCATCCAAGAAAAAGATTCGGGCAGTCAACACATCCAAAAAGCTACAGGAGCTGCACATAACAACTAATAGCTCTGCTAGACAGGAAGGAAAAGGAAGAGCTCGCCAACCACGAACCTTGCAACATCTCGACACGGCAACGAACAGCAGGCTGGCCGAAGCTTCGACAAACGGAACAAACAACAACTAGAGAGGACCTGCAATGATAAATCCGACACAAAATCAATGTAAACATGAAAACCTAGAACCGAAAGAGAAGATAGACCAGCATCTCTAGGCAAGAGAATGGATCACCTGGGCGTCGTCGGAGTGGATGTGCTTGGAGAACCGACGCCGGCGGAGGTCGTGTCGCGCCAGGGAGCACCGACGCCGGCGGCGGCCTTGTCGCGCTGCGCCTCCTCGGCGCTGAAGGGTGCTCCAGCACCATGCACGAAGCAGGGGCTCGACGCATGGGATTGGGGGCCGGTGTCGCCCTGGGCCTTCTCTCCGCCGAAGGGCACTCCGCCAGCGTCGATGGATCAGGGGTTGGAGGCGCGGGATCGGAAGCCGGCGTGGCgcagaggagaggaagaggagaacgcACGCGGGGGAAGTCGAGGAGGACGAGCGGCGGCGGCGTGAGGAGGCCGAGGGCAGCGAGCGCTGCGGCGCCATGGATTGGGTTCCGGGGGAAGATTCGGATTGAGGGGGATGGGGGAGGAGAGACAGAGAGAAGGGAACGAAGGGGGCGAACGAGAAGCGACAACCGGTCAAACAGAAGGAGTAATCGACGGCGCGAACCAGACGAGATCAACCATGCTACAGGGGAGGGGGATTCGATCCGACGGACGAGATCTGCCGGCGGCTCGATCCGACGGCCGGAACTCCATCAAGCGAACCGATCGGACGGCCAGGAGGCCCAAATCGCTGAGGAGCCAGGGAGTTCGAGCGGATTCGTTTTTCTGGATATTTTCCCACAGGGGTCTGATTACCTTGAGGCCTACACGGCGTCCGTCTTGGGTGCCAAACCTGAGGTGTTCTCACAAAAGGATATGTTCTCCCTGCACCAAAAATTACAGCCGACAGTCAAAAGGAAAAACGAGTTACAGTCGATCCTACTCTGCCAAAGCTTCTACCCTGTACCCTGAAGCAAAAGTAACAGGACCAGTATCTGAAGCCACGTTTTAATGCCTGATCTGATCTGAAGCGCCTCCCAGAAGGAAATGTAGATGGAAGGAGGTGGTAGTGGTGCTGTCACTTTTACTCTCAGATCCGGCCGGAACCTGCAACGCAACAAAGATCAGTAACAACAACATGGCACCGgagcagagcccagaggtcagaggAGGACCGAGGCTCCTAAATGCGCAGCATGCGTGCCGCGTGCCTAGTACTATCAGCTACTCCAGTACAGTACATAGGTAGCCTGGGCCATCAtcacatttgaaatctcaaaacagGCCAGACTTTATTTCGTGCCGCGCATTTACAACCTGATAACAGGGTATCCAAAATGTAGCAGCACACCACACCACACATTTACAGTAGAGAGGGGAAAAGATGACGATACAATCAGTGATCAGTGTCACCGGACCAGACTGAACTGAAGTGGTTGCTGCCAAATTGATGCAACCATTGATTAACTACTAGTAGTAACTGGCTAACTGCATAGAGCAGAAACTTAGCTTGCGACGAACTGTCAGGTTCCTGAGCAAGGAACATACCAACCGATCCATGGAACTGGAGCTGAGAATGAAAATGGCAGCTTAGCTAACAAGAAAGAAGTTAACGCAACGGCAACGATCACTCATTACTGGGGGGCGCCGAGCTGCTGTAGCACAGTGGCCATGGCGGGGCGCTGGCCAGGCGCCTCGCTGGTGCACAGCAGCGCGATCCCGGCCAGCTTCGCAGCCTCGGGCCTCGAGAACCTGGCCCCGAGGCGGGGGTCCACGAGGTCGTCGAGCTTGGCGGCACCGCCGGGCTCCGCGTCGCCCACGGGGCAGCGGAGGAGGTGCTGCGAGACCGCCTTCTTGCCTGTGAGCACCTGGAACACGACCACCCCGAAAGCGTACACGTCGCTCTTGTCCGTGAACCGGCCGGTGGTCGTGTACTCCGGCGCCAGGTAACCCATGGCAGCGCTGCCCTTGAGCGTGGAGAAGACCACGTCGTCGGCCAGCAGCTTGTGCACGCCGGAGCCAGAGAGGCGGGGCACCAACAGGTGGTCCAGGAGCACCTTGTCTGCCGAGATGTTCTGGTGGACAAGAGGGGGCTTGCTCGGTTTGCTGCTGTGCAGGTACTCGATTCCTGAAATAATTCAGAATTTCAGTACGTGCAGAGAGTAGAACTAATCACTAGGTTATATAAACATTGAAATGGCCCAGCAATTTTAGTTTGTTCACTTTCACGAAATGCAGCTTAAGTATTActggcaacaacaacaaaaatgttGGCCCCGGAAACTTAGGCTGTCTATTTCATGTTTCAACAGATAGAAATGGTGGTATATTATACCTTTGGCAATGCCGCTGATGATGGAGACCCGAGTTGGCCAGTCGAGGATCCTCGTCTCGGCGTCTCCGTCCTTGATATCCAAATACCGGGAAAGGCTACCGTTCGCCATGAACTCATAGACGAGGAAGCACTCCCCTCTAGCACGGGAGCGGCAGAAACCCCTTAAGCCAACAAGGTTCTCATGCCGCAGCGATGTAAGCATGCGGAGCCCTTTCAAGAAGTCGGCCTCCTCCGACTTACAGCTGCTCTTGTTGATGCTCTTGACGGCGACGACCGAGCCATCCCGCATTATCCCTCTATGTGTCGCCGCAAAGGTGCTCTTGCCAAGCACATTGATGTCCGAGAAGTACTGCGTCGCGCACTCCACCTCTTCTAGATTGAACCTCACACTCGGGGACCCCTCCGGCGATAGCCTTACTCCGTGCTGTGATCCCTCCGACGAAGTGTCCCAGCCACTGGAATACTCAACATTGATAAGTGAGGAGGCACTCTTCTGATATGTTTCCTTTGATTGCTCCAAACTAGGCCTGCCTTTCAAGCTCTCCACAGAGCAACCAACCTTCTGCTTCTGCCGGCGGTGCCACGAGAAGACAGATAGACCACAAGCCGCCACACCAGCTATAATAATGATTGTTCCGGCAAGAACAGCTCCCGAAGAGAGTGTCGATGACCTCGAGCATGCGCCGTTGTCGCAATTTCTGTTTTGACTGGTATTTTGTGGAGTTTGCTGTGGTTTGATGGAGGTTGATTCGGGTTTATGCGGCATTTGATCATCGACGTTCTCATCGTTAGGACAGGCTTTCAGAGTATCAAAATGAGACCCGCAGAGCTCTAAATTGTTGTCAAACTTAAACCCGTGACCCAATTTCTTCAGACCTACAGAATATCAGTGGACAATTCAGATGGTGCAGAGGCAGTGAAATTGTAACCATGGACACCATTGTTGAACACTACCTACCAGAAGGAACACTTCCTGAAAGTGTATTGTTTCGGAGGTCCAATGTTGCAATCTGTGGGATACCGGCAAGCTTGGAAGGGATGGAGCCAAACAGGTGATTGGAGCTCAAGTCCAGACGTGTCAGCTCCGGCAAGTCCCCTAGAGACGCCGGTATCGCCCCGGTGAGTTGGTTGGACTGAACGGCAAGAACAGTGAGCTTCTTGAGCTCACCCAGCTGAGTTGGGATGCTCCCTGAGAGCTGGTTGTAGCCCAGCTGCAGCACTGCAGGAATGAAGAACACAAACTTCTCAGCCATTTACCATTAGAGAAGAACAATCGATTAGCCATTTTAGCCATTATACTGTTGCAAATTGATTAGTATTCCAACTTTTTGGTACGGCTAATTAATCAAATCCTGGAAGTGGACAGATGATTAATTATAATGGCCACTGTGAGCTGTAGGAACAGTCCATGTACAGGGAATAAATGTGGATCGCATTTCAGAGGTTGAATGCACACATCAAGTAGCCGTGCAAGCGAGTCCGCATAGGACAAGATGTAATCAGAAGAATTCAAAGTTTTGGTCCATGCAGGTATTTAGCAGCAGACAGGAAAATGGGAGGGCGAGCCACCagtacaaaacaaaacaaaatgtacTGTACTTGACAAATTCAAATTCTGAGTACCAGATGTGTACCGAATGTCATCAAATTCAGGATAAGAAATACACGTACTACGTACCCAGAAGTACTAAAACTGATTTGCCAGATTACAAATATAACAATGTGGGATTATTTTTTCGGTGCCACTTTCAAAACTGAAGAACTCGCTGAGTAGTAAGTACAGTACCTTGGAGGCGATGGAGGCGGCCGAGCTCGATGGGGATGCCCCCGGACAGGTTGTTGACGCCGAGGTAGAGCTCCGCGAGGTCGGGGAGGTCGCCCAGCTCGCGAGGGATCGCCCCGCCCAGCTCGTTGTAGTGTAGGTACAGCCCGGTGAGTCCCGGGAGCATCGCCACCGCGGGCGAGACGCTCCCGGAGAGCCGCCTCCCCTGCAGGGAGACGACGGAAACCCTCCCCCGAGAGTCGCAGGAGACGCCCTCGAAGTAGTCCCCGCGGCCGCACGGGTCCCCGCCGCGGGACCACGACGCCAGCGCCGGCGCGCGCCCCGACGGGTCCAGCGCCGCCTTGATCTCCATCAGCGCGTCCGTCTCGGCATTGccggagttggacgaggaggaggtcgaggcgacGGACGCGAGGAGGAGCAGGATGAGGCGGACGAGCAGGGCGTTCTTGGAGGCCATGGGAAAGGGAGGCGGGGATGCAGAGGCAGAGAACAGCAGAGTAGCAGCTTCGGGTGTGCGGAGGGGTTGGAATTTGGGGGCTTATAGTGGGGTTTGCGGTAAAAAGGACGATGTGGGGGTGGTGGGGTCAGTCAGTCAAAAGGCGTTTGGATGGACTGTAAAAAGGTGGAAAGCGGAGGGGGGTTTACGGGGATTTGCGATTCGCGTTCGATTACACGTCCACGTGTGGGATGGATCAGATACCGTATCTGTGTCAAGTGAGTCAGTACGATTGACAAATacagtagtactcccttcgttcctaaatatttttttagagatttcactataaactacataaggatgtatatagacatattttaaactgtagattcacttattttgcttcatatgtaatttatagtgaaatctctacaaagacttacatttaggtacAGACGGAGTACTACCGTACTTCAAATTGCGTCTTTTTTTCGAGAGTACTCCAAAATGACGTACTATATTTTTATAAAAGGCAGAAGATAATTACAATCAATCTAGCAAGATGCGAACATCCTATTTGACAAACACCAACACCGAAACGAATACAAAATCGCTCTCTCACAAAAGGATCTAAGCCTCCTACACCTAAACCAGTGAGCGATCACTCCCTGATCTCCGAAAGCACAAGCATCACCAGTTGCTCGGGCGTCCTTTAATCGTGCACTCTATTGAACACCCTCGTGTTTCTCTTCCACAACGCCCATGCCGTGCCGATCACGAAGGAGTCAAAACCACAACGAATTTTGCCTAAGAACCTCGTCCTTTGTTGGGACCACCACTCGGTAAATGTGGTACTCTGGGTTGGCGGTGCAATGTCCATTTGCATCGTGTCAAAGCAACGATGCCAAACCTCCCGCACGTAGACACATCTCGCGAGAATGTGATCTACGTTGTCCTGGTCCTGCAAGCAGGTGAAGCAAGCGGATGGCTCGTCCTGGAGCCCGTGCCGAGCGCGCCTGCCGGAAGTCCATAAGCGGTACTGGACCATGAGCCAAGCGAAGATCTTGCAACGCAGCGGTGCCCAGCTTCGCCAGATGGCCATGGCAGTCGGCGAACGCACTAAGCCCATACATAGTTTCTGGTAGTTCGATGTAGACTTCAGACTTGTCAGCATGCCAACTGAACTGATCAGGAAGGTTATCGTCCCGCGGCACCGTCGCAATGGCAAGGCACAGATGAGCCACCTGCATATGCGCTAGGAAAGAGATGTCACCTTGCACATCTCGCGACCACGTTATCCATTAGAGCCTGCCGGACAGTCCTGGCGTTGCGCGCCCTGGTGTTAACCATCTCCAAGATCATCGGAGCGATCTCGCCAACCGTGAATCCATGAATCCATCTGTCTGTCCAAAACATGGCCCTCTCCCCATTTCCAAGTGTAATCTTGATGAAGCTATTGAAGATCGATTCGACCTCAGCGTCCACAGCTAACGGGATGCCCTGCCATGGTCGGAGATGATCCGTTCTGCGAAGCCATTCCCAGCGCACTCTCAAATCGATGGCCTGCAGACTCAGATCCTTGATGCCCAGCCCACCAAAGCTCGTTGGCCGGCAAATTGTGTCGCATGCCACTAGGCACTGCACACCATTGACTTTGTCTTCCCCGGCCCAAAAGAAAGCCCACATCCATTTGTTGATTTGCTCGAAAACCCAAGCCTAGGCATCAAGAACCATGATTTGGTGTATCGGCCTTGCAGAGACCACTGATTTGAGAACGATGAGCTTGCCTGGTCTGTGTATGAGCCCTTTCTTCCACATTGGAACCACCTTCCTGAACTGATCAAGGAGCGGGTGCCAATCTGCGCGGCGCAACTGGTGGATCATTAAAGGAATGCCGAGATACTTGCACGGAAATGTACCCAATTGGCAGCGAAGAATCACTCTAACTCTCTGCCCATCCTCCTCCGCTCCATGAATTAGGATAGCCGCTGATTTGGCGAAGTTGATCTTGAGCCCCGATGCTTCACCAAAGACCTCGAGGATCTCTCTCACGCAATGCAGATCCTACGTATCCGGCTTGACGAACATGGCAACGTCGTCCGCGTAGATGGACAGCCTTTGCAAAGGCAGGATGTCATGGAACAAACTAAGCACGCCCGCGTCTGTGGCTTTGCAGATCAACGCTGTAAGCACGTCCATGGCGATCACGGAAAGTAGGGGGGCATCGGGTCCCCTTGGCTCAAGCCTTTAGCATGATAGATTGTACGTCCCGGGCTCCCATTCACAATGATCTTTGTGCTTGCTAAAGATAGCAGCGTGGAGACCCATCCGGTCCACCTCCATCCGAAACCCCTGGCCCTCAAAACTTCCAGAAGGAAGGGCCACGAGAGCAAGTCGAAAGCTCTTGAGATATCAAGCTCAAGGAAGAGACCCTTGATCTTAGCCGCATAGATTTTGCGGACGACTTGCCTAACTAGGAGGTAGTTATTATAGACGCTTCTTCCTTTGATGAAAGCTCACTAGTTTGCGCTGATTACTTCGTGCAATCTCCTGCGCGCCCGCGTGGCCAGAATCTTGGCAAAGAGCTTAGAGAAGTTGTGAGGGAGGCTGATGGGCCTAAAATCCTTAACCTCCAAGGCCTCCGCAGTCTTAGGAATCAGCACAATGTGCGCCTTATTGATCTTGCAAAAAACCCTGCCGTCCCCCACATACAGCTTAAGCAAGGCTGCCATAATGTTGTGATTAATCACCG
This portion of the Triticum dicoccoides isolate Atlit2015 ecotype Zavitan chromosome 7A, WEW_v2.0, whole genome shotgun sequence genome encodes:
- the LOC119332295 gene encoding leucine-rich repeat receptor protein kinase EMS1-like yields the protein MASKNALLVRLILLLLASVASTSSSSNSGNAETDALMEIKAALDPSGRAPALASWSRGGDPCGRGDYFEGVSCDSRGRVSVVSLQGRRLSGSVSPAVAMLPGLTGLYLHYNELGGAIPRELGDLPDLAELYLGVNNLSGGIPIELGRLHRLQVLQLGYNQLSGSIPTQLGELKKLTVLAVQSNQLTGAIPASLGDLPELTRLDLSSNHLFGSIPSKLAGIPQIATLDLRNNTLSGSVPSGLKKLGHGFKFDNNLELCGSHFDTLKACPNDENVDDQMPHKPESTSIKPQQTPQNTSQNRNCDNGACSRSSTLSSGAVLAGTIIIIAGVAACGLSVFSWHRRQKQKVGCSVESLKGRPSLEQSKETYQKSASSLINVEYSSGWDTSSEGSQHGVRLSPEGSPSVRFNLEEVECATQYFSDINVLGKSTFAATHRGIMRDGSVVAVKSINKSSCKSEEADFLKGLRMLTSLRHENLVGLRGFCRSRARGECFLVYEFMANGSLSRYLDIKDGDAETRILDWPTRVSIISGIAKGIEYLHSSKPSKPPLVHQNISADKVLLDHLLVPRLSGSGVHKLLADDVVFSTLKGSAAMGYLAPEYTTTGRFTDKSDVYAFGVVVFQVLTGKKAVSQHLLRCPVGDAEPGGAAKLDDLVDPRLGARFSRPEAAKLAGIALLCTSEAPGQRPAMATVLQQLGAPQ